In Nostoc piscinale CENA21, the genomic stretch TGCACCAGGCACAACAGGAACATTTATCTTCCAACGCAAGGTTAACTAACAGTAATTTATCAGGGTGATGAATATGAAACAAATTTTTATGGCTGGGATAGGAGCAAGTTTATTGCTGACTACAGCCTCTTTTATGACTCATTTGCCAGGGGTAATTCCTGGGCGACTATTGAATAGTGCAGTTGCTCAAAATCCGCAGAAACAGCAGGCTTTAAAGTTAGTTTTGGCGGCAGAAAAGCAGGTTTTAGTTAAAGATGAACAAGGCAAGCAAAAGGTAACTTGGCAAGCTTTGAAAGGGCAAGCAGTGGTTCAACCAGGGGATACATTACGGTACACATTGACTGGGGAAAATACAAGCGATCGCACCATTAAAAATCTTACCCTCAATCAACCTATTCCCAAGGGCATGATTTATGTTTTGAAATCTGCCAATTTCACTGGTAATGCCAAGATTAGCTATAGCATTGATGGCGCTCGTAGTTTTGGGGAAAATCCCACAATTAAAGTTACTCTTCCTAACGGCAAAGTGGAAACTAAGCCAGCACCCGCAAATGCTTATACTCACATCCGCGTGCAACTTCCCTTGGTAGCAGCAAAGACTAAGGTTCAGGTAACTTATCAAACTCAGGTACGCTAACTGACAGTTTTTGTGTTGCTTCTGGGTAAGATTTATTTACTATTCAGCCGTTGTTTTCTGTTCAGTTTGACAACTTCGGTAGACTACATAATTACTAATTCATCATTGATAGACTTCTTTTGGCTGACAATAATTTCTACTTATAAATAAATGTTTTTAATAACAAGTATTAGGGCGTTTCTGAGGAGATGAATTTAGTGAGTCGTCCTTGTAAAAAAAAACAGATAAATTTTGGTATTAACTGGAACCAACGGTTGACAAAAATAGTTCTTTTGGTTGGATTTTTGCATACTAGCGTACCCATAGCCGCAACCGCGCAAGATACTCGTGTGGTTAATCTCACTAACCAAGCTACTTATACTTATACTTATCAAGATAATGGTCAAAATATTCCATATCAAGGAATTACCAGTCAACTTCAAGTTAGTCCTAGCCCATTAGTTGACCCATCAGGAAGGATTTTAGGTTGTGGGGGTACACCCATAGCCGACTATACAGGTTTTTCTGTGGGTATGTATGAATCTAACCCTACTGACCCCACTGGAACAGAATTAGGACAATTACTTTCTTTAACCCGTACCGAAGTTCCTGATATTCCGAGTAATAATATTCCTGGTGGTCAATCACCCAACAACGAGAATAACAATCCCTTTTCGATTACTAATAATCCAGCTGGTGTCTATAATTTTTTACTTGACCCCAATCGAGGTCAAACCGATCCAGGAAGACAATATATTTTAGTCGTCAATTCTCCAGCTAATTCTATATACCAACAACGGCGGATTAAAATTGAAATCATCGATCGCACTGGTACAGGTAATAACAGTATTGTACGTTATGCTGCTACCTCTTTAGATGGTCAACCAATCCGAATTACAGGTGAAACCAGAGTAGAAGATAGCGTTGTTGTCATACCCAATGCAGAGGTAGTGGGGCTAGATTTATTAGCTTTTGCATTGACAACTAATATGTGTCAAGCACAGCAATTACAGATTATTAAAACAGGCGATCGCGCCACGGCGGAACCAGGGGATACAGTTATTTACCGCATATCTGTAAAAAACCTATCTGATACTGGTTTAAATAACTTAGTTGTCACCGATAATTTGCCTTTAGGCTTTCATTTCATTAGCAAATCTGTACGCAGTGAGTTGGATGGTCAAGCAGTTAACATTACCACGGAGCGTAATGGCAATACAGTTATCTTCCGCACAGATGTAACAATTCCATCTCAAAAAGTAGTGAATATTGCTTAC encodes the following:
- a CDS encoding DUF11 domain-containing protein → MKQIFMAGIGASLLLTTASFMTHLPGVIPGRLLNSAVAQNPQKQQALKLVLAAEKQVLVKDEQGKQKVTWQALKGQAVVQPGDTLRYTLTGENTSDRTIKNLTLNQPIPKGMIYVLKSANFTGNAKISYSIDGARSFGENPTIKVTLPNGKVETKPAPANAYTHIRVQLPLVAAKTKVQVTYQTQVR
- a CDS encoding DUF11 domain-containing protein, which produces MNLVSRPCKKKQINFGINWNQRLTKIVLLVGFLHTSVPIAATAQDTRVVNLTNQATYTYTYQDNGQNIPYQGITSQLQVSPSPLVDPSGRILGCGGTPIADYTGFSVGMYESNPTDPTGTELGQLLSLTRTEVPDIPSNNIPGGQSPNNENNNPFSITNNPAGVYNFLLDPNRGQTDPGRQYILVVNSPANSIYQQRRIKIEIIDRTGTGNNSIVRYAATSLDGQPIRITGETRVEDSVVVIPNAEVVGLDLLAFALTTNMCQAQQLQIIKTGDRATAEPGDTVIYRISVKNLSDTGLNNLVVTDNLPLGFHFISKSVRSELDGQAVNITTERNGNTVIFRTDVTIPSQKVVNIAYAAQLTPDAVRGTGRNSAIARVLRTDNSLAAKDGPATHQLVIRPGIVADCGTIIGRVFEDKNFDGEQQNGEPGIPNAVIFLENGNRITTDPNGLFSVANVLPGSHTGVLDFSSIPGYTLAPNRKFRERNTQSRWVRLEPGGLVRMNFAVTPSRSK